One segment of Gadus chalcogrammus isolate NIFS_2021 chromosome 8, NIFS_Gcha_1.0, whole genome shotgun sequence DNA contains the following:
- the LOC130387308 gene encoding cadherin-7-like, with protein sequence MSCCVVLRGFCVGLVLLSLWSPCYGELTLNSVPLAPARGPSRGGPPRQGGHGWGPARSRRSWVWNQFFVLEEYTGDEPLYVGKLHSDMDRGDGQVTYVLSGEGAPSIFTIDPNTGDIHATKRLDREAQAYYTLRAQARDRASARPVEPESQFVVKVQDINDNEPRFLDGPYAASVPEMSPMGTSVVTVVATDADDPTYGNSARVVYSILQGQPYFSVEPKTGLIRTALADMDRESRDQYLLVIQAKDMVGQMGGLSGTTSVTVTLSDVNDNPPHFYRKSYQYLVPESAPLASLVAKVKAVDSDLGSNADVDYSILDGDPLGMFRIVTDRETQEGLLTLQKVLDYEARPSYTLTVEVTNRYVDPRFVALGPFSDRATVRLLVKNVDEPPVFSSDLAKMAVSEAVDVGTSVGRVSALDPDSTNSPVRYSIDRNTDLERYFHIDGSTGVLRTARLLDRELVSLHNITVTASESLDPSQVGTSVVLISVTDVNDNAPAFAIDYQPFVCENARSGQVIETISAVDRDEPQTGHRFLFSLLSPGDGATANFTLRDNQDNTASVLTRRAGFLRREQPLHLLPVLISDAGPPALSSTGTLWVRVCACDADGGRSLCGEESSLLRAAGLSPAALLSILACLLLLLGLVLLVATARRRRRNPFTLDDDRDVRENIVRYDDEGGGEEDTEAFDMAALRHLNATRDGEGAGTRRYDNAPELLTARYREPQHNATVAMAPPSPTQVQPPPPPPAPDNTVFREFILSRLLEADLDSAAPPYDSLQTYAFEGSGSAAESLSSLESPSSESEHAYDFLTEWGADFGKLADLYGHSDGRSSKTDFRSPRLVVGEPGGAEPTVPLRR encoded by the exons ATGTCTTGCTGTGTGGTTCTGAGGGGGTTCTGTGTGGGCTTGGTCCTGCTCTCCCTGTGGTCTCCATGCTATGGGGAGCTGACCCTGAACTCTGTCCCTCTGGCCCCCGCCAGGGGCCCCTCTAGGGGAGGGCCCCCGAGGCAAGGGGGGCACGGCTGGGGCCCGGCCCGTTCCAGACGCAGCTGGGTCTGGAACCAGTTCTTTGTTCTGGAGGAGTACACAGGGGACGAGCCCCTCTACGTGGGAAAG CTCCACTCGGACATGGACCGGGGCGACGGACAGGTGACCTACGTGCTGAGCGGAGAGGGCGCTCCCTCCATCTTCACCATCGACCCTAACACGGGCGACATCCACGCCACCAAGCGGCTGGACCGCGAGGCCCAGGCCTACTACACACTGCGCGCCCAGGCCCGCGACCGCGCCTCGGCCCGGCCCGTGGAGCCTGAGTCCCAGTTCGTGGTCAAGGTGCAGGACATCAATGACAACGAGCCGCGCTTTCTGGACGGGCCGTACGCGGCCAGCGTGCCCGAGATGTCCCCCATGG GGACGtcagtggtgacggtggtggccACGGATGCAGACGACCCGACCTATGGGAACAGTGCCCGGGTGGTGTACAGCATCCTGCAAGGACAGCCCTACTTCTCTGTGGAGCCCAAGACCG GCCTGATCCGCACGGCCCTTGCCGACATGGACCGTGAGTCCCGGGACCAGTACCTCCTGGTGATCCAGGCCAAGGACATGGTAGGCCAGATGGGGGGGCTGTCCGGGACCACCTCCGTTACCGTGACGCTGagcgacgtcaacgacaacccCCCGCACTTTTACCGCA AGAGCTACCAGTACCTGGTCCCGGAGTCCGCCCCGCTGGCCTCGCTGGTGGCCAAGGTGAAGGCCGTGGACTCGGACCTGGGCTCCAACGCAGACGTGGACTACAGCATCCTGGATGGAGACCCTCTGGGAATGTTCCGGATCGTCACGGACCGGGAGACCCAGGAGGGGCTGCTCACGCTGCAGAAG gttCTGGACTACGAAGCCCGCCCCAGCTACACCCTGACGGTGGAGGTGACCAACCGCTACGTGGATCCTCGCTTTGTGGCGCTTGGTCCGTTCAGCGACCGTGCCACCGTCCGTCTGCTGGTGAAGAACGTAGACGAGCCCCCCGTGTTCTCCTCCGACCTCGCCAAGATGGCCGTCTCGGAGGCGGTCGACGTGGGCACCAGTGTCGGCAGGGTGTCGGCTCTGGACCCGGACTCCACCAACAGCCCCGTCAG GTACTCTATTGACAGGAACACAGACCTGGAGCGGTACTTCCACATCGACGGGTCCACCGGGGTCCTCAGAACGGCCCGGCTGCTGGACCGAGAGCTGGTCTCTCTGCACAACATCACTGTGACGGCCTCAGAGAGCC TGGACCCGAGCCAGGTGGGGACGTCTGTGGTTCTGATCTCCGTCAccgacgtcaacgacaacgctCCGGCCTTCGCCATCGACTACCaaccgtttgtgtgtgagaacgCCAGGTCCGGCCAG GTGATCGAGACCATCAGCGCGGTGGACAGAGACGAGCCTCAGACCGGACACCGCTTCCTGTTCTCCCTGCTGTCCCCGGGGGACGGGGCGACGGCCAACTTCACCCTCCGGGACAACCAGG ACAACACCGCCTCCGTGCTGACCCGGCGGGCGGGGTTCCTGCGCCGGGAGCAGCCGCTCCACCTGCTGCCCGTGCTGATctccgacgccggcccccccgccctcaGCAGCACCGGCACCCTCTGGGtccgggtgtgtgcgtgcgacgcGGACGGGGGGCGTTCGCTCTGCGGCGAGGAGTCGTCCCTCCTGCGGGCGGCGGGACTCAGCCCGGCGGCCCTGCTCTCCATCCTGGCctgcctcctcctgctgctgg GTCTGGTCCTGCTGGTCGCCACCGCCAGGCGCAGGAGGAGGAACCCCTTCACCCTGGACGACGACCGCGACGTCCGGGAGAACATCGTCCGCTACGACGACGAGGGCGGCGGCGAGGAGGACACAGAGGCCTTCGACATGGCGGCGCTCCGACACCTCAATGCCACGCGGGACGGCGAGGGCGCCGGCACCCGCCGCTACGACAACGCCCCGGAGCTCTTGACGGCGCGCTACAGAGAGCCGCAACACAACGCCACCGTGGCGATGGCGCCGCCGTCACCGACGCAAGTCcagcctccgccgccgccgccggcaccGGACAACACGGTGTTCCGCGAGTTCATCCTGAGCCGGCTGCTGGAGGCGGACCTGGACTCGGCGGCGCCCCCGTACGACTCGCTGCAGACCTACGCCTTCGAGGGCAGCGGCTCGGCGGCCGAGTCCCTCAGCTCCCTGGAGTCCCCGAGCTCCGAGTCGGAGCACGCCTACGACTTCCTGACGGAGTGGGGGGCGGACTTCGGGAAACTGGCGGACCTCTACGGACACAGCGACGGGCGTAGCAGTAAGACTGACTTCCGGTCGCCCAGGCTAGTGGTGGGGGAACCAGGGGGGGCGGAGCCAACCGTCCCACTGAGACGGTAG
- the LOC130388327 gene encoding serine/threonine-protein kinase RIO1-like: MTSLRANVVEGQFDDAEDSDTPADAVEVTPPAVHVVETQVNSLSLEPPPTGLVEGEEYEDYEYDYDDEEDDDDEWDWKGSDITKRYNSMNRPGLNSQSNKQNSSNKALKSSTPTDKALRKFEHKINLDKLNYADSVINKVTTMQKQRDSDTFRVKDKSDRATVEQVLDPRTRMILFKMLSRGIISEINGCISTGKEANVYHATTAAGENRAIKIYKTSILLFKDRDKYVSGEFRFRHGYCKGNPRKMVRTWAEKEMRNLLRLQTAGIPSPEPLMLRSHVLLMTFIGKEDMPAPLLKNAALSDSKACELYLQVIEHMRKMYQEARLVHADLSEFNILYNNGDAVIIDVSQSVEHDHPHALEFLRKDCSNINDFFLKRGVAVMTIRELFEFITDPSINSDNINEYLERAMDISSDRTVQERSDQDRVDEEVFKKAYIPRTLTEVNHYERDVAAMKEEDAAMHAQNDNVLYQTVMGLRKDLSGVQKVPALLEESSSSEGSSEEEEDGDEEEKGEKQEESSVDKKERKKNIKEAQREKRKSKTPKHVKKRKEKTSKNK; this comes from the exons ATGACTTCTCTTCGTGCCAATGTTGTAGAGGGACAATTCGACGATGCAGAAGATTCAGACAC TCCCGCCGATGCCGTTGAGGTTACTCCACCGGCCGTACATGTGGTAGAAACCCAGGTCAACAGTCTGTCGCTTGAACCTCCACCAACCGGTCTGGTTGAAGGAGAGGAGTATGAGGACTATGaatatgattatgatgatgaagaagatgatgacGACGAGTGGGATTGGAAGGGGTCAGACATTACCAAACGCTACAACAGCATGAACCGACCAGGCCTCAACTCCCAG TCAAATAAGCAGAATTCTTCGAACAAGGCGCTCAAGTCGTCCACGCCCACCGATAAAGCTTTGAGGAAATTTGAACACAAGATCAATCTGG ATAAACTAAACTATGCCGACTCGGTGATCAACAAAGTGACGACAATGCAGAAACAGAGGGATTCTGACAC GTTCCGAGTGAAGGACAAGTCGGACCGGGCTACAGTTGAACAG GTTTTGGATCCCAGAACAAGGATGATCCTCTTCAAGATGCTCAGTCGTGGAATCATCTCTGAGATCAACGGGTGTATCAGCACAGGGAAAGAG GCCAACGTGTACCACGCCACCACAGCCGCTGGAGAGAACAGAGCGATCAAGATCTACAAGACGTCCATCTTACTGTTCAAGGACCGCGACAAATACGTCAGCGGAGAGTTCAG GTTTCGCCATGGTTACTGCAAAGGCAACCCCAGGAAGATGGTGCGCACGTGGGCCGAGAAGGAGATGAGGAACCTCCTCAG GCTGCAGACAGCTGGGATACCCAGTCCAGAACCTCTGATGCTCCGGAGTCATGTCCTCCTCATGACCTTCATTGGCAAGGAAGACAT GCCAGCTCCTCTGCTGAAGAACGCGGCACTGTCCGATTCCAAGGCGTGCGAACTGTACCTGCAGGTCATCGAGCACATGAGGAAGATGTACCAGGAGGCCCGCCTGGTCCACGCCGACCTCAGCGAGTTCAACATACT GTACAACAACGGCGACGCAGTCATCATCGACGTGTCCCAGTCAGTGGAGCACGACCACCCCCACGCCCTGGAGTTCCTCCGCAAGGACTGCAGCAACATCAACG ACTTCTTCCTGAAGCGCGGCGTGGCCGTGATGACCATCAGAGAGCTGTTTGAGTTCATCACCGACCCCTCCATCAACAGCGACAACATCAACGAGTACCTGGAGCGG gccatGGACATCTCCTCAGACAGAACGGTGCAGGAGCGCTCGGACCAAGACCGGGTCGACGAAGAG GTGTTCAAGAAGGCCTACATCCCCCGGACGCTGACGGAGGTGAACCACTACGAGCGTGACGTGGCGGccatgaaggaggaggacgcCGCGATGCACGCCCAGAACGACAAC GTTCTCTACCAAACCGTAATGGGGCTGAGGAAGGACCTGTCTGGAGTTCAAAAG GTTCCGGCACTGCTGGAGGAGAGCAGCAGCTCGGAGGGCAGCtctgaagaagaggaagacggagatgaggaagagaaaggagagaaacaAGAGGAATCCTCGGTGGATAAGAAG gAACGAAAGAAGAACATCAAAGAAGctcagagggagaagaggaaaagCAAAACGCCGAAACACGTGAAGAAACGGAAGGAGAAAACGTCCAAGAACAAGTAG
- the LOC130388326 gene encoding dnaJ homolog subfamily C member 1-like — protein sequence MFLFPPGRSLLFLSCVFYSVLSPVASWDTDLELFDLVEEIPQTFYQFLSVDKDATPVEIKKAYRRLTLTLHPDKNKDENAESQFRQLVGIYEVLKDEERRMRYDDILVNGLPDWKHPFTLYRRVRKMSNAELGFLLFLILTVGHYAIIWSVYLEKQLDEMLSNKRKKEKKKKTNSKPCEEPRDQDRPNWQDILPLKLSIWLYLSIKSLPQTIQEVKQYYEDHKEMKMRAKQEEEEMAEQESAPREKRPKVKKVKVEFPVYEAPAADGLYQVCPTASIQEVEDQLDDWLDNRKSKKKAPEWSDEDISLLSRNMVKFPGGTPGRWEKIAHELGRSVADVTTKVKQVKDCVTNTTGLVKLSELKSGQSSKATTAGCVADSIMTQRDAPPTTSPAPKPSPKPAPTPKPAPTPTASAVTPPQGEEEGEQEGQVLRRRSKKAGGGGGGGGGGGGGGGTNGESRVKSRRQRDFDPTAVDEEEEEEKQQKREEAQQEPEEQKESVWTQNQQKLLETALQQIPRGAAERWDRIAKMVPGKTKEECMIRYKLLAELVQKRKQAKS from the exons ATGTTCTTATTCCCGCCCGGTCGATCGCTACTCTTTTTATCGTGTGTTTTTTATAGTGTTTTATCTCCTGTGGCTTCGTGGGACACCGACCTAGAGCTCTTTGATCTGGTGGAAGAAATCCCACAGACCTTCTACCAGTTCCTCTCCGTGGACAAG GATGCCACGCCGGTGGAAATCAAGAAGGCCTACCGGCGTCTCACGCTCACCCTCCATCCAGATAAGAACAAGGATGAGAACGCAGAGAGCCAGTTCAGACAA CTGGTGGGAATCTATGAAGTCCtgaaggatgaggagaggagaatgag GTACGATGACATCCTGGTGAACGGCCTGCCGGACTGGAAGCACCCCTTCACCCTGTACCGCCGGGTGAGGAAGATGAGCAACGCAGAGCTgggcttcctcctcttcctcatcctcaccgTTGGACACTACGCCATCATCTGGTCCGTCTACCTGGAGAAACAGCTG GATGAAATGCTGAGCAataagaggaagaaggagaagaagaaaaagacgaACTCCAAGCCGTGTGAGGAGCCCAG GGATCAGGACCGCCCCAATTGGCAGGACATCCTTCCTCTGAAGCTCAGCATCTGGCTCTACCTATCAATCAAATCACTGCCCCAGACCATCCAG GAAGTGAAGCAGTACTACGAAGACCACAAAGAGATGAAGATGAGAgcgaagcaggaggaggaggagatggctgAGCAAGAATCTGCTCCTC GGGAGAAGCGTCCCAAGGTGaagaaggtgaaggtggagttCCCGGTGTACGAGGCCCCGGCGGCGGACGGCCTGTACCAGGTGTGCCCCACGGCCTCCatccaggaggtggaggaccagCTGGACGACTGGCTGGACAACCGCAAGAGCAAGAAAAAG gCTCCAGAGTGGTCCGACGAGGACATCAGCCTCCTCAGCAGGAACATGGTGAAGTTCCCTGGAGGAACGCCCGGTCGCTGGGAGAAGATCGCCCACGAGCTGGGAAGATCCGTCGCTGAC GTGACCACAAAAGTAAAGCAAGTCAAAGACTGTGTGACCAACACTACag GGCTGGTGAAGCTGTCGGAGCTGAAGAGCGGCCAGTCCTCCAAGGCGACCACTGCTGGCTGTGTTGCAGACAGCATAATGACCCAGCGGGatgccccgcccaccaccagccccgccCCAAAACCCAGCCCCaaacccgcccccacccccaaacccgcccccacccccaccgcctccGCCGTGACCCCAcctcagggagaggaggagggggagcaggagggacaGGTCCTCAGGAGGAGGTCCAAAaaggctggaggtggaggtggaggtggaggaggaggaggaggtggaggaggcacgAACGGGGAGTCGAGGGTGAAGTCGAGGCGGCAGCGGGACTTTGACCCGACGGccgtggatgaggaggaggaggaggagaagcagcagaAGCGGGAGGAGGCGCAGCAGGAGCccgaggagcagaaggagagcgTGTGGACGCAGAACCAGCAGAAGCTCCTGGAGACCGCCCTGCAGCAGATCCCCCGTGGCGCCGCCGAGCGCTGGGACCGCATCGCCAAGATGGTGCCGGGCAAGACCAAG gaGGAGTGTATGATCCGCTACAAACTGTTAGCGGAGCTGGTCCAGAAGAGGAAGCAGGCCAAGAGCTGA
- the LOC130388324 gene encoding chromodomain Y-like protein, whose protein sequence is MATEELYEVEHIVDKRRNKKGKTEYLVRWRGYGTEEDTWEPETHLSACLVYIQEFNRQQLANHKDSPLLRSTRTTPHPATGQAPLPGHSPLMSHTPLTGHSPASNGATATSKGSATNARKHFPSQPQLPSGASAHCSSLLASDTVNVKPSSPLLLAASRHSRQGLDCREPGPLTSPSQSPVLNPGGRRPGVDLSKTGIKILVPRSPMNSRVDAEESLSEGAHSLEAGSQEAHLVPPEVALLVKPVGVLPLRPGEERARMGSRPRGHPQSLLPSSQVPITPAAMRSHNGTGASALMEASSAGGLAGSQSATVGAASASTGKRRVEERHAFDKRLRYSVRQTESAYRYRDIVVRKQDGFTHILLSTKTENNTLNPDVMKEIQSAMATAASDDSKLVLLGAVGNTFCYGLDFLYFIRRLTDDRKKESVKMAETIRAFVDTFIQFKKPIVVAVNGPAVGLGAALLPLCDVVWANEKAWFQTPYTVYGQTPDTCSSFTFPRIMGVASANEMLLSGRKLTAQEACAKGLVSQVLWPGTFSQEVMLRIKELVSVNSLVLRESKALMRSTNRSALEQANERECEALKRVWGSSQGTDSILKYLQKKLDQL, encoded by the exons GTGGAGCATATCGTGGACAAGAGGAGGAACAAGAAGGGGAAGACGGAGTACCTGGTGCGATGGCGAGGCTATGGTACAGAGGAGGACACCTGGGAGCCAGAGACTCACCTGTCCGCCTGCCTAGTCTACATCCAGGAGTTCAACCGTCAGCAACTAGCCAATCACAAAGACAGCCCTCTGCTCAGATCCACCCGGACTACACCCCACCCGGCCACCGGCCAAGCCCCTCTCCCGGGCCATTCCCCTCTCATGAGCCACACCCCTCTTACAGGCCACTCCCCTGCTAGCAACGGCGCTACCGCCACTAGCAAGGGCTCGGCCACCAACGCCCGCAAACACTTCCCCAGCCAGCCCCAGCTTCCTAGCGGGGCCTCGGCCCACTGCAGCAGCTTGTTAGCATCGGACACTGTTAACGTGAAGCCTAGCAGCCCCCTGCTGCTGGCTGCCTCTAGACACAGCCGCCAGGGGCTGGACTGCAGGGAGCCGGGGCCCCTGACGTCGCCCTCCCAGTCCCCGGTCCTGAACCCCGGCGGCCGACGCCCAGGGGTGGACCTGTCCAAGACGGGTATCAAGATCCTGGTGCCCCGGAGCCCCATGAACAGCCGCGTGGACGCCGAGGAGTCCCTCAGCGAGGGGGCCCACAGCCTGGAGGCCGGCTCCCAGGAGGCCCACCTGGTGCCGCCCGAGGTGGCCCTTTTAGTGAAGCCGGTGGGCGTCCTGCCGCTGAGGCCCGGGGAGGAGAGGGCCCGCATGGGCAGCCGGCCGCGGGGCCATCCCCAGAGCCTCCTGCCGTCCTCCCAGGTCCCCATCACTCCTGCCGCCATGCGCTCCCACAACGGAACAG GTGCCTCAGCCCTCATGGAGGCGTCGTCGGCCGGCGGATTGGCTGGGTCACAGAGCGCCACGGTGGGCGCGGCCAGCGCGTCCACGGGGAAGCGGCGGGTGGAGGAGCGCCACGCCTTCGACAAGCGTCTCCGCTACAGCGTGCGGCAGACGGAGAGCGCCTACCGCTACCGCGACATCGTGGTCCGCAAGCAGGACGGCTTCACCCACATCCTGCTGTCCACCAAGACCGAGAACAACACCCTCAACCCCGAC GTGATGAAGGAGATCCAGAGCGCCATGGCAACGGCAGCATCGGACGACAGCAAGCTGGTGTTGCTAGGCGCGGTCGGCAACACCTTCTGCTACGGCCTGGACTTCCTGTACTTCATCAGGCGACTCACCGATGACAGGAAGAAGGAGAGCGTAAAGATGGCCGAAACCATCAG AGCGTTTGTGGACACCTTCATACAGTTCAAGAAGCCCATCGTGGTGGCGGTGAACGGCCCCGCCGTGGGCCTGGGCGCCGCGCTCCTGCCGCTGTGCGACGTGGTGTGGGCCAACGAGAAGGCCTGGTTCCAGACGCCCTACACCGTCTACGGCCAGACGCCAgacacctgctcctccttcaccttcccGCGCATCATGGGCGTGGCCTCG GCCAACGAGATGCTGCTCAGCGGGAGGAAGCTGACCGCCCAGGAGGCGTGTGCCAAGGGGCTGGTGTCCCAGGTGCTCTGGCCCGGCACCTTCAGCCAGGAGGTCATGCTACGCATCAAAGAGCTCGTCTCCGTCAACTCCCTC GTGCTGCGGGAGTCCAAGGCGCTGATGCGCAGCACCAACCGAAGTGCACTGGAGCAAGCCAACGAGCGGGAGTGCGAAGCTCTGAAGAGGGTGTGGGGGTCGTCACAGGGCACAGACTCCATCCTCAAGTACCTGCAGAAGAAACTAGACCAGCTTTAG
- the LOC130388333 gene encoding LYR motif-containing protein 4A-like, which translates to MASSSRTQVIALYRMLIKESSKFPSYNFRNYALRRIKDGFRENKHVDNPKSMDQLLTRARESLALIKRQVSVGQMYSSQRTIVEGLGAR; encoded by the exons ATGGCGTCCTCCAGCCGAACTCAGGTTATTGCGTTGTACCGAATGTTGATCAAAGAGAGCAGCAAGTTCCCTTCTTACAACTTCAg AAACTACGCTCTCCGCCGGATAAAGGATGGTTTCAGGGAGAATAAGCATGTGGACAACCCTAAAAGTATGGACCAGCTTCTGACCAGGGCTAGAGAGAGCCTGGCTCTGATCAAGAGACAG GTGTCTGTCGGTCAGATGTACAGCAGCCAGAGGACCATAGTGGAGGGACTTGGAGCTCGTTGA
- the LOC130388331 gene encoding ribonuclease P protein subunit p40-like yields the protein MFLDDLMRELHVQLQHAGHTCLKILFKMFKQLEKTPRTVLACERSHLDHEKARLGTHVEQHFFNHKVSLLVPGCDRLPAELDSALNSMRSFLLVRNLPLSQLLDKEFLEKAVYKGSTYGLSYQTRIDEDNCFALLPNGKLVLSVDKDTYETLGLEGKPSQYQRRPAGRYVVSVDLKDRTMSPGGKGHQRVLKALTEHNPLSCDLLLSQHLPGDESPALQSLLSNHKLSEHRPRVSTHVMTSLPCPTLVTSDLQGEQQSCDPQSFLEWLGAVDAGVTFEDESGGYLSTYECPQPQTVVDSAVRCSVTGLLLPEDIYHLLDVLRRSVLEPKLAPWLALTVHGFQDSPVSWGTAEHGFLSGGENFYTLVLFQNLDYWICMATGSHDACPP from the exons ATGTTCCTTGATGACTTGATGCGCGAACTTCATGTGCAACTTCAACACGCTGGGCACACATGTTTAAAGATACTCTTCAAAATGTTTAAACAGTTAGAAAAGACACCGAGGACCGTGTTAGCATGTGAAAGATCACACTTGGATCATGAAAAGGCGAGACTCGGCACACACGTAGAACAACACTTCTTTAACCACAAG GTATCTCTTTTAGTCCCGGGGTGTGACCGGCTCCCTGCTGAGCTCGACTCTGCTTTGAACAGCATGAGGTCATTCCTCCTGGTCCGAAACCTGCCTCTATCCCAGCTGCTGGACAAAGAATTCCTCGAGAAGGCTGTTTACAAAG GTTCAACGTATGGTCTATCTTACCAGACCAGAATAGATGAGGACAACTGTTTTGCTCTTCTACCAAATG GGAAGCTGGTCCTGTCGGTGGACAAAGACACATACGAGACCCTGGGTCTGGAGGGGAAACCATCGCAGTACCAGCGCAGGCCAGCCGGGAGATACG ttgtgagTGTGGACCTGAAGGATCGGACCATGTCCCCAGGTGGTAAGGGTCACCAGCGTGTTCTGAAGGCCCTGACGGAACACAACCCTCTCAGCTGTGACCTCCTGCTGAGTCAGCATCTCCCAG GTGACGAAAGCCCCGCCCTCCAGAGCCTGCTGTCCAATCACAAGCTCTCAGAACACAGACCTCGGGTCAGCACCCACGTGATGACATCATTACCATGCCCCACtctggtgacctctgacctccagggGGAGCAGCAGTCATGTGACCCTCAGAGCTTCCTGGAGTGGCTGGGGGCCGTGGACGCGGGAGTCACGTT TGAGGACGAGAGTGGCGGCTACCTGTCCACCTATGAGTGTCCCCAGCCCCAGACGGTGGTGGACTCCGCGGTGCGGTGCTCAGTCACCGGACTACTCCTCCCTGAAGACATCTACCACCTGCTGGACGTCCTCCG GCGCTCTGTGCTAGAACCCAAGCTAGCACCATGGCTAGCTCTGACGGTGCACGGCTTCCAGGACAGCCCCGTCTCCTGGGGGACCGCCGAGCACGGCTTCCTGAGCGGAGGGGAGAACTTCTACACCCTGGTCCTCTTCCAGAACCTGGACTACTGGATCTGCATGGCCACCGGCTCGCATGACGCCTGTCCGCCCTGA